The proteins below are encoded in one region of bacterium:
- a CDS encoding transglutaminase family protein, whose product MNRVRVVHVTEFEYDGPVSESYNEVHLQPQDDEWQNCVTFKLRTSPSSQPAAWRDYFGNWVHRFNVMPKHRRLRVEAESIIMVHEPPPVPDAGCLLADLVCEQTLLLDGHYDYLMPSTYVATGPELDPLLRAAEAESGGASLGFVHAATRLIHTRFKYAKGSTHVHSSLHDVLRTGAGVCQDFAHLLIGMARQRGLPARYVSGYLVPRGALEDGERKDETVIGGRASHAWAELFVPGVGWVAVDPTLGRATGAQHIRVASGRDYGDVPPVRGVYKGEAGQRLSVDVRVLPAAGDDGAEVMREAAPPPIVVAEDEPPQQPHQQQQQQQ is encoded by the coding sequence ATGAACCGCGTCCGCGTCGTCCACGTGACCGAGTTCGAGTACGACGGCCCCGTCTCCGAGAGCTACAACGAGGTCCACCTCCAGCCGCAGGACGACGAGTGGCAGAACTGCGTCACCTTCAAGCTGCGCACGTCGCCGTCGTCGCAGCCGGCGGCGTGGCGCGATTACTTCGGCAATTGGGTGCACCGCTTCAACGTGATGCCGAAGCACCGCCGGCTACGCGTCGAGGCCGAGTCCATCATCATGGTGCACGAGCCGCCGCCGGTGCCCGACGCCGGCTGCCTGCTCGCCGATCTGGTCTGCGAGCAGACCCTGCTGCTCGACGGCCACTACGACTACCTGATGCCGTCGACGTACGTCGCGACGGGGCCCGAGCTCGATCCGCTCCTGCGCGCCGCCGAAGCGGAGAGCGGCGGGGCGTCGCTCGGCTTCGTGCACGCGGCCACGCGGCTGATCCACACGCGGTTCAAGTACGCGAAGGGCTCGACGCACGTGCACTCGTCCCTGCACGACGTGCTGCGAACCGGCGCCGGCGTCTGCCAGGACTTCGCCCACCTGCTCATCGGGATGGCGCGCCAGCGCGGCCTGCCCGCCCGCTACGTCTCCGGGTACCTCGTTCCGCGCGGCGCCCTCGAGGACGGCGAGCGCAAGGACGAGACCGTGATCGGCGGACGCGCGTCGCACGCGTGGGCGGAGCTCTTCGTGCCCGGTGTCGGCTGGGTCGCCGTCGATCCGACGCTCGGCCGCGCGACCGGCGCCCAGCACATCCGGGTCGCGAGCGGCCGCGACTACGGCGACGTGCCGCCGGTGCGCGGCGTCTACAAGGGCGAGGCCGGGCAACGGCTGTCGGTCGACGTCCGCGTCCTGCCCGCGGCGGGCGACGACGGCGCCGAGGTGATGCGTGAGGCCGCACCGCCCCCGATCGTCGTCGCCGAGGACGAGCCGCCGCAGCAGCCGCACCAGCAACAGCAGCAGCAGCAGTAA
- a CDS encoding aldo/keto reductase, whose amino-acid sequence MVTLALWAAGLGLAFVLGGQYLHDLVEGVDRTRLPTWKIVVPALVLVAAVAASTVRRRRPVCTQCHDAGAFAPVTVAPEPDPAGGTRRAVLRAGGLTVAATVGGVAAAVGRNAGWVPIFGDFFQAKVETESPSPSPEWASAEIRSYRRLGRTGVMVSDISLGSGQIKDVEVPRAALERGVTYIDTAPDYSRAGSERLLGEAMRGKRDRIFLATKFCRPDGHLRDETPVPEIIRAVEDSLSRLQTDYVDLIHIHSCDRVERLMAPNIHEAFDRLKEQGKVRFLGVSTHTPNLEEVANTAIDSGRFDVMMLAYHFKMWPHFEHILEKAKQHDVAVVAMKTLKGARHENLQRFRDDAGAYSQSAFRWVLSNPNVSCLVVSFSKPQHVDEYLAASGTALTEADVALLDRYHQLVQGDYCQPHCGQCLDQCPEELPIHDVLRWRMYARDYGWEREGIGRYATLGERNASLCAGCPAPCAGHCPHGVPIRTAMLDSHYRLTI is encoded by the coding sequence GTGGTGACCCTGGCCCTGTGGGCCGCCGGCCTCGGCCTCGCCTTCGTGCTCGGCGGCCAGTACCTGCACGACCTCGTCGAGGGCGTCGACCGCACGCGCCTGCCCACGTGGAAGATCGTCGTACCGGCCCTCGTCCTCGTCGCCGCGGTGGCGGCGAGCACGGTGCGGCGGCGGCGTCCCGTGTGCACGCAGTGCCACGACGCCGGCGCCTTCGCCCCGGTGACGGTCGCGCCCGAGCCGGATCCGGCGGGCGGCACGCGCCGCGCCGTCCTGCGCGCCGGCGGGCTCACCGTCGCGGCCACCGTGGGCGGCGTCGCGGCGGCGGTCGGCCGCAACGCCGGCTGGGTGCCCATCTTCGGCGACTTCTTCCAGGCCAAGGTCGAGACGGAGTCGCCGTCGCCGTCGCCGGAGTGGGCCAGCGCGGAGATCCGCAGCTACCGGCGCCTCGGCCGCACCGGCGTCATGGTCTCCGACATCTCGCTCGGCTCCGGGCAGATCAAGGACGTCGAGGTGCCGCGCGCGGCGCTCGAGCGCGGGGTCACCTACATCGACACCGCGCCCGACTACTCCCGCGCCGGCTCCGAGCGGCTCCTCGGCGAAGCCATGAGGGGGAAGCGCGACCGGATATTCCTCGCCACGAAGTTCTGCCGGCCCGACGGCCACCTGCGCGACGAGACCCCCGTCCCGGAGATCATCCGCGCGGTCGAGGACAGCCTCTCGCGCCTGCAGACCGACTACGTCGACCTGATCCACATCCACTCCTGCGATCGCGTCGAGCGCCTGATGGCGCCGAACATCCACGAGGCGTTCGACCGCCTGAAGGAGCAGGGCAAGGTCCGCTTCCTCGGCGTCAGCACGCACACGCCGAACCTGGAGGAGGTCGCGAACACGGCCATCGACTCCGGGCGCTTCGACGTGATGATGCTCGCCTACCACTTCAAGATGTGGCCGCACTTCGAGCACATCCTCGAGAAGGCGAAGCAGCACGACGTCGCGGTGGTGGCGATGAAGACGCTGAAGGGCGCCCGCCACGAGAACCTGCAGCGCTTCCGCGACGACGCCGGCGCCTACTCCCAGTCCGCGTTTCGCTGGGTGCTGTCGAACCCGAACGTGTCGTGCCTCGTGGTCTCGTTCTCGAAGCCGCAGCACGTCGACGAGTACCTCGCCGCGTCCGGCACCGCGCTGACGGAGGCCGACGTCGCCCTGCTCGACCGCTACCACCAGCTGGTCCAGGGCGACTACTGCCAGCCGCACTGCGGCCAGTGCCTCGACCAGTGCCCCGAGGAACTGCCGATCCACGACGTGCTCCGCTGGCGGATGTACGCTCGCGACTACGGCTGGGAGCGCGAGGGCATCGGCCGCTACGCGACCCTCGGGGAACGCAACGCCTCCCTCTGCGCCGGCTGTCCCGCGCCCTGCGCCGGGCACTGTCCGCACGGCGTCCCGATCCGCACGGCGATGCTCGACTCCCACTATCGGCTCACCATCTAG
- a CDS encoding circularly permuted type 2 ATP-grasp protein: MFMPSGEPRPHYRRVFSRLATMEPSEFDERCKLADLSFLLQGITFTVYSDARGVERLFPFDLVPRIIPRSEWDRVERGLAQRVVALNLFLQDVYGPQRILRDGTIPRSLVLSCKHFHREVAGVELPRGIHVHIAGIDLVRDSKSGDYVVLEDNVRTPSGVSYVLENRLVMTRTLPLVFQQHEVLPVDHYPIELLQILRVLAPRGGDRPTIALLTPGIHNSAFFEHSFLAQQMGIELVEGRDLVVDADVVYMKTIHGLRRVDVIYRRIDDDFLDPLTFRPDSLLGVPGLVNAYRARNVALVNAVGNGVADDKAVYAYVPKFIKYYLGEEPILRNVETWLCDDPSQLAYVLEHLPELVVKPVAESGGYGILMGPSADRATLDQFRERLRDDPRNYIAQPVVPLSRVPCWAPDAGCLAGRHVDLRPYCLYDGDRVTIVPGGLTRVALREGSMVVNSSQGGGSKDTWVLAGDE, translated from the coding sequence ATGTTCATGCCCTCGGGCGAGCCGCGGCCGCACTACCGCCGCGTCTTCTCGCGCCTGGCGACCATGGAGCCGAGCGAGTTCGACGAGCGCTGCAAGCTCGCCGACCTCTCGTTCCTGCTCCAGGGCATCACCTTCACGGTGTACTCGGATGCGCGCGGGGTCGAGCGGCTGTTCCCCTTCGACCTCGTGCCGCGCATCATCCCGCGCTCGGAGTGGGACCGCGTCGAGCGCGGCCTCGCCCAGCGCGTCGTCGCGCTGAACCTCTTCCTCCAGGACGTCTACGGCCCGCAGCGCATCCTGCGTGACGGCACCATCCCGCGCAGCCTCGTGCTCTCCTGCAAGCACTTCCACCGCGAGGTCGCGGGCGTGGAGCTGCCGCGCGGCATCCACGTCCACATCGCCGGCATCGACCTCGTGCGCGACTCGAAGAGCGGCGACTACGTGGTCCTCGAGGACAACGTCCGCACCCCGAGCGGGGTTTCGTACGTGCTCGAGAACCGGCTGGTGATGACCCGCACCCTGCCCCTCGTCTTCCAGCAGCACGAGGTGCTGCCGGTCGACCACTACCCGATCGAGCTGCTCCAGATCCTGCGCGTGCTCGCGCCGCGCGGCGGTGACCGGCCCACCATCGCGCTGCTGACGCCCGGCATCCACAACAGCGCCTTCTTCGAGCACAGCTTCCTCGCCCAGCAGATGGGCATCGAGCTGGTCGAGGGCCGCGACCTCGTGGTCGACGCCGACGTCGTCTACATGAAGACGATCCACGGCCTGCGGCGCGTCGACGTGATCTACCGGCGCATCGACGACGACTTCCTCGACCCGCTGACCTTCCGGCCCGACTCGCTCCTCGGCGTGCCGGGCCTCGTGAACGCCTACCGCGCGCGCAACGTCGCCCTCGTCAACGCGGTCGGCAACGGCGTCGCCGACGACAAGGCGGTGTACGCGTACGTGCCGAAGTTCATCAAGTACTACCTCGGCGAGGAGCCGATCCTGCGCAACGTCGAGACCTGGCTCTGCGACGATCCGAGCCAGCTGGCCTACGTCCTCGAGCACCTGCCCGAGCTGGTCGTGAAGCCGGTCGCGGAGTCCGGCGGCTACGGCATCCTCATGGGCCCCAGCGCCGATCGCGCGACGCTCGACCAGTTCCGCGAGCGGCTGCGCGACGACCCCCGCAACTACATCGCGCAGCCCGTGGTGCCGCTCTCGCGCGTCCCCTGCTGGGCCCCCGACGCGGGCTGTCTCGCGGGCCGGCACGTCGACCTCCGCCCCTACTGTCTCTACGACGGCGATCGCGTGACGATCGTGCCGGGCGGGCTCACCCGCGTGGCGCTGCGCGAGGGCTCGATGGTGGTCAACTCCTCCCAGGGCGGCGGCAGCAAGGACACCTGGGTCCTGGCGGGCGACGAGTGA
- a CDS encoding ATP-grasp domain-containing protein — MRRVLIANRGEIAVRIARACRALGLSPVGVFSEADRHAVHPRLLDAAECVGPAPARESYLRIDAILGAAKALGADAVHPGYGFLAENATFARAVEAAGLTWIGPAPAAIATMGDKLVARTTAGRAGVPLVPGADVDPTQIDAVAQAAQRLGYPILVKAAAGGGGKGMRTVASEAELPDALAAAAREATSAFGDGRVYLEKLLVRPRHVEVQVLADAHGGLVHLGERECSIQRRHQKIVEESPCPVMTPDLRRQMTDAALAAARAVDYVGAGTVEFLLGEDGTFAFLEMNTRLQVEHPVTEWVTGVDLVVAQLRIARGERLGFAQDDVALRGHAIEVRLYAEDAARGFLPSAGPLLAWQEPAGPWVRTDAALGAGSVVPVEYDPMLAKISAWGPDRATATTRLRDALRDTVALGPTTNQAFLRDALAHPAWAAGATHTGFVDEHLAGWRPDDGGLVAAAIAAAAALRRPHASAAGPNGPAVVPTPWDTLGAWRLR, encoded by the coding sequence ATGCGCCGCGTGCTCATCGCGAACCGCGGCGAGATCGCCGTCCGCATCGCGCGGGCCTGCCGTGCTCTCGGGCTGTCGCCGGTCGGCGTCTTCTCCGAGGCCGACCGCCATGCCGTCCATCCGCGCCTGCTCGACGCCGCGGAATGCGTCGGGCCGGCGCCGGCCCGCGAGTCGTACCTGCGCATCGACGCGATCCTGGGCGCCGCGAAGGCGCTCGGCGCCGACGCCGTCCACCCCGGCTACGGCTTCCTCGCCGAGAACGCGACCTTCGCCCGGGCGGTCGAGGCCGCCGGCCTCACCTGGATCGGCCCGGCGCCGGCGGCGATCGCGACCATGGGCGACAAGCTCGTCGCCCGCACCACGGCCGGCAGGGCGGGCGTGCCGCTCGTCCCCGGCGCCGACGTCGACCCGACGCAGATCGACGCCGTCGCGCAGGCGGCGCAGCGCCTCGGCTACCCGATCCTCGTGAAGGCCGCGGCCGGCGGCGGCGGCAAGGGCATGCGCACGGTGGCGTCCGAGGCGGAGCTGCCGGACGCGCTCGCGGCCGCGGCACGCGAGGCGACCAGCGCCTTCGGCGACGGCCGCGTCTATCTCGAGAAGCTCCTCGTCCGCCCGCGCCACGTCGAGGTGCAGGTGCTGGCCGACGCGCACGGCGGGCTCGTCCACCTCGGCGAGCGCGAGTGCTCGATCCAGCGCCGCCACCAGAAGATCGTCGAAGAGTCGCCCTGCCCGGTCATGACGCCCGACCTGCGCCGGCAGATGACCGACGCCGCGCTCGCCGCGGCGCGCGCCGTCGACTACGTCGGCGCGGGCACGGTCGAGTTCCTCCTCGGCGAGGACGGCACCTTCGCCTTCCTCGAGATGAACACGCGCCTCCAGGTCGAGCACCCGGTGACGGAATGGGTGACCGGCGTCGACCTCGTCGTCGCCCAGCTGCGCATCGCCCGCGGCGAGCGGCTCGGCTTCGCGCAGGACGACGTCGCGCTGCGCGGCCACGCGATCGAGGTGCGGCTCTACGCGGAGGACGCGGCGCGCGGCTTCCTGCCGAGCGCCGGCCCGCTGCTCGCCTGGCAGGAGCCGGCGGGCCCGTGGGTGCGCACCGACGCGGCGCTCGGCGCCGGCTCCGTCGTGCCGGTCGAGTACGATCCGATGCTCGCCAAGATATCCGCCTGGGGCCCCGACCGCGCGACCGCGACCACGCGGCTCCGCGACGCCCTCCGCGACACGGTCGCGCTCGGGCCGACGACGAACCAGGCGTTCCTGCGTGACGCGCTCGCCCACCCCGCCTGGGCGGCCGGCGCCACGCACACCGGGTTCGTCGACGAGCACCTCGCCGGCTGGCGCCCCGACGACGGCGGCCTCGTCGCCGCGGCGATCGCGGCGGCGGCGGCGCTGCGCCGCCCGCACGCGAGCGCCGCGGGCCCGAACGGTCCCGCCGTCGTGCCCACGCCGTGGGACACGCTCGGGGCGTGGCGGCTGCGATGA
- a CDS encoding methylcrotonoyl-CoA carboxylase, with protein sequence MAMRLPTQVRPADAEFRANAAHMEQLVATLRAARAAAAEGGPPESRARHTKRGKLLPRARIEGLLDPGTPFLELSPLAAHGCYGGDAPGAGIVTGIGQIQGRRAVVVANDATVKGGTYYPLTVKKHLRAQEVALENRLACVYLVDSGGAFLPLQADVFPDREHFGRIFYNQARMSAAGIPQVAVVLGSCTAGGAYVPAMCDETVIVQNQGTIFLAGPPLVRAATGEDVSAEDLGGGDVHTRVSGVADHLAQNDGDALRITREIFAHLAKAPAPRLTRETPEAPAYDPAELYGIVSRDPRKMTDAREVIARLVDGSRFHEFKARYGTTLVCGFAHLHGYPVGILANQGVLFSESAQKAAHFIELCCTRGTPLLFLQNITGFIVGKRYEQGGIAKDGAKMVNAVANAAVPKFTVLFGASHGAGNYGMCGRAYSPRLLFSWPNSRISVMGGEQAAQTLLTVKLATQAMSPAEQETFAAPIRAKYEEEGSPYYATARLWDDGILDPLDTRDALGLAIAASLDAPVPDTRYGVFRM encoded by the coding sequence CTGGCGATGCGCCTTCCCACCCAGGTCCGCCCGGCGGATGCGGAGTTCCGCGCCAACGCGGCGCACATGGAGCAGCTGGTCGCCACGCTGCGTGCCGCGCGCGCGGCGGCGGCCGAAGGCGGCCCGCCCGAGTCCCGCGCGCGGCACACCAAGCGCGGCAAGCTGCTGCCGCGCGCCCGCATCGAGGGCCTGCTCGACCCAGGGACGCCGTTCCTCGAGCTGTCGCCGCTCGCCGCCCACGGCTGCTACGGCGGCGACGCCCCCGGCGCCGGCATCGTCACCGGCATCGGCCAGATCCAGGGACGCCGCGCGGTCGTGGTCGCGAACGACGCCACCGTGAAGGGCGGCACCTACTACCCGCTCACGGTGAAGAAGCACCTGCGCGCGCAGGAGGTCGCCCTCGAGAACCGGCTCGCGTGCGTCTACCTGGTCGACTCGGGCGGCGCCTTCCTGCCGCTCCAGGCCGACGTCTTCCCCGACCGCGAGCACTTCGGCCGCATCTTCTACAACCAGGCGCGCATGTCGGCGGCGGGCATCCCGCAGGTCGCCGTCGTGCTGGGCTCGTGCACGGCGGGCGGCGCCTACGTGCCCGCCATGTGCGACGAGACGGTGATCGTGCAGAACCAGGGCACGATCTTCCTCGCCGGTCCGCCGCTCGTCAGGGCGGCGACGGGCGAGGACGTCAGCGCCGAGGACCTCGGCGGCGGCGACGTCCACACGCGCGTCTCCGGCGTCGCCGATCATCTGGCGCAGAACGACGGCGACGCGCTCCGCATCACGCGCGAGATCTTCGCACACCTGGCGAAAGCGCCCGCGCCGCGCCTGACGCGCGAGACGCCCGAGGCGCCCGCCTACGACCCCGCCGAGCTGTACGGCATCGTCTCGCGCGACCCGCGCAAGATGACCGACGCCCGCGAGGTGATCGCGCGCCTCGTCGACGGCAGCCGCTTCCACGAGTTCAAGGCGCGCTACGGCACGACGCTCGTCTGCGGCTTCGCGCATCTGCACGGCTACCCGGTCGGCATCCTCGCGAACCAGGGCGTGCTGTTCTCCGAGTCGGCGCAGAAGGCCGCGCACTTCATCGAGCTGTGCTGCACACGCGGCACGCCGCTCCTCTTCCTGCAGAACATCACCGGCTTCATCGTCGGCAAGCGCTACGAGCAGGGCGGCATCGCCAAGGACGGCGCCAAGATGGTGAACGCCGTCGCCAACGCCGCGGTGCCGAAGTTCACCGTACTGTTCGGCGCGTCGCACGGCGCCGGCAACTACGGCATGTGCGGCCGCGCCTATTCGCCGCGCCTCCTCTTCTCGTGGCCGAACAGCCGCATCTCGGTCATGGGCGGCGAGCAGGCGGCGCAGACACTGCTCACCGTGAAGCTCGCGACCCAGGCGATGTCGCCCGCGGAGCAGGAGACGTTCGCCGCACCGATCCGGGCCAAGTACGAGGAGGAGGGCAGCCCCTACTACGCGACGGCGCGCCTCTGGGACGACGGCATCCTCGACCCGCTCGACACGCGCGACGCCCTCGGGCTCGCGATCGCGGCGTCGCTCGACGCGCCCGTTCCCGACACGCGCTACGGCGTCTTCCGGATGTGA
- a CDS encoding acyltransferase family protein: MRQALLACTLLYRYWFRVETHGIENVPSGRVLLISNHAGQVAIDAAMIGTALVLEAEPPRIVRGMGEYWLPTVPWVNLAMVRTGSVVGTRRNCIQLLEKGEAVIAFPEGIRGMNKLIWERYQLQDFGQGFMRLALETNTPIVPVAVVGSEEQAPAIANLQGLGRLLGMPAFPVTLTFPWLGLLGLLPLPVKYHVHFGEPMTFTGNPNDEDEVIAEQVERVKARIAAMLADGLAARRSLFW, encoded by the coding sequence ATGCGCCAGGCCCTGCTCGCCTGCACGCTCCTCTATCGCTACTGGTTCCGCGTCGAGACGCACGGCATCGAGAACGTCCCCTCCGGCCGCGTGCTCCTCATCTCGAACCACGCCGGCCAGGTGGCGATCGACGCGGCGATGATCGGCACGGCGCTGGTCCTCGAGGCCGAGCCGCCGCGCATCGTGCGCGGCATGGGCGAGTACTGGCTGCCGACGGTGCCGTGGGTGAACCTCGCCATGGTGCGCACCGGCTCGGTCGTCGGCACGCGGCGCAACTGCATCCAGCTGCTCGAGAAGGGCGAGGCCGTCATCGCCTTCCCCGAGGGCATCCGCGGCATGAACAAGCTCATCTGGGAGCGCTACCAGCTGCAGGACTTCGGTCAGGGGTTCATGCGGCTCGCGCTCGAGACCAACACGCCGATCGTGCCCGTCGCCGTCGTCGGCTCCGAGGAGCAGGCGCCGGCGATCGCGAACCTCCAGGGTCTCGGCCGCCTCCTCGGCATGCCCGCCTTCCCGGTGACGCTGACCTTCCCCTGGCTCGGCCTGCTCGGCCTGCTGCCGCTGCCGGTCAAGTACCACGTCCACTTCGGCGAGCCGATGACGTTCACGGGCAACCCCAACGACGAGGACGAGGTGATCGCCGAGCAGGTGGAGCGCGTGAAGGCCCGCATCGCCGCGATGCTGGCCGACGGCCTGGCGGCGCGCCGCTCGCTCTTCTGGTAG
- a CDS encoding alpha-E domain-containing protein: MLSRIAESLFWIARYMERAEDTARILDVNYYMLLEGAGQPYRVRWEPLVIITGQHERFFAQYAEPDPRAVFEFLGFSEHNPDSIVECIANARENARAIRDRISRDMWEELNALYLELRRAQVDAMLSSGPHDFCTMVKAGCARFAGVTAATFPRDEGWQFLTGGQAIERAGMTARIVDVQYHSLLEGLPAGVEPDNHQWMAVLKSVAAYEFYRRTFHSRIDPQRVAELLILHPQHPRSVRFSIGRLQQALHAISGAPPETYRNEAERLTGRLYDGLKYDRIEDLFARGLHTCMTDVQRTCRAIGDLIARTYFYQEVTA; the protein is encoded by the coding sequence ATGCTGTCCCGGATCGCCGAGTCCCTGTTCTGGATCGCGCGGTACATGGAGCGCGCCGAGGACACCGCCCGCATCCTCGACGTCAACTACTACATGCTGCTCGAGGGCGCGGGACAGCCGTACCGCGTGCGCTGGGAGCCGCTCGTCATCATCACCGGCCAGCACGAGCGCTTCTTCGCGCAGTACGCCGAGCCCGATCCGCGGGCGGTGTTCGAGTTCCTCGGCTTCAGCGAGCACAATCCCGACTCGATCGTCGAGTGCATCGCGAACGCGCGCGAGAACGCACGCGCGATCCGGGACCGCATCTCGCGCGACATGTGGGAGGAGCTGAACGCGCTCTACCTCGAGCTGCGCCGCGCACAGGTCGACGCGATGCTGTCGTCGGGTCCGCACGACTTCTGCACGATGGTGAAGGCGGGCTGCGCGCGCTTCGCCGGCGTCACCGCGGCGACCTTTCCCCGCGACGAGGGCTGGCAGTTCCTCACCGGCGGCCAGGCGATCGAGCGCGCCGGCATGACGGCACGGATCGTGGACGTCCAGTACCACTCCCTCCTCGAAGGGCTGCCCGCGGGCGTCGAGCCCGACAACCATCAATGGATGGCGGTCCTCAAGTCGGTCGCCGCGTACGAGTTCTACCGCCGTACGTTCCACAGCCGCATCGATCCGCAGCGCGTCGCCGAGCTGCTGATCCTGCACCCGCAGCATCCGCGCTCGGTACGCTTCAGCATCGGCCGGCTCCAGCAGGCGCTGCACGCGATCAGCGGCGCGCCGCCGGAGACCTATCGCAACGAGGCCGAGCGCCTGACGGGCCGCCTCTACGACGGGCTCAAGTACGACCGCATCGAAGACCTGTTCGCGCGCGGCCTGCACACCTGCATGACCGACGTCCAGCGCACCTGCCGCGCCATCGGCGACCTCATCGCCCGCACGTACTTCTACCAAGAGGTGACCGCATGA
- a CDS encoding NAD-dependent epimerase/dehydratase family protein produces MPIDTPEQLFHFGEASAPVASPDAGPTTLHPRGGALPGEKVLITGIAGGQGRLIARRLAATFGLTGVDRVPWEGHPPSLNVHVLDLRKRKMEDIFRTERPDAVVHHALIRHFNVDPRVRHEVNVLGTKLLLDYCVRYGVKRLIVLSSSYVYGALADNPYYMDEDQALNVSRTYPEVRDLAEVDQMVSAFLWRHPEIATTLLRPVNTLGYYVHSAIGRYLRQRYVPTIMGFNPMMQFIHEEDVAEAVALALQAGTHGVYNVVGPGAVPLKVAVHETGGLAVPIPEPLARAIFKQLFSLGLYHTPSGAIDFIKYPVTLDGRRFHTATGFAPLFSLEDIFASVRR; encoded by the coding sequence ATGCCGATCGACACCCCCGAGCAGCTCTTCCACTTCGGGGAGGCGTCCGCGCCCGTGGCGTCGCCCGACGCCGGACCCACGACCCTCCACCCCCGCGGCGGCGCCCTGCCCGGCGAGAAGGTCCTCATCACCGGCATCGCCGGCGGCCAGGGCCGCCTCATCGCCCGCCGCCTCGCCGCGACCTTCGGCCTGACCGGCGTCGACCGCGTGCCCTGGGAGGGCCATCCGCCCTCGCTGAACGTCCACGTGCTCGACCTGCGCAAGCGGAAGATGGAGGACATCTTCCGCACCGAGCGCCCCGACGCGGTCGTGCACCATGCGCTGATCCGCCACTTCAACGTCGATCCGCGCGTGCGCCACGAGGTCAACGTCCTCGGCACCAAGCTGCTCCTCGACTACTGCGTGCGCTACGGCGTGAAGCGGCTGATCGTGCTCTCGAGCAGCTACGTGTACGGCGCCCTCGCCGACAACCCGTACTACATGGACGAGGACCAGGCGCTGAACGTCAGCCGCACCTACCCCGAGGTGCGCGACCTCGCCGAGGTCGATCAGATGGTGAGCGCCTTCCTGTGGCGCCACCCCGAGATCGCGACCACGCTGCTGCGGCCGGTGAACACGCTCGGCTACTACGTCCATAGCGCCATCGGCCGCTATCTGCGCCAGCGCTACGTGCCGACGATCATGGGCTTCAATCCCATGATGCAGTTCATCCACGAGGAGGACGTCGCCGAGGCGGTGGCCCTCGCGCTGCAGGCGGGCACGCACGGCGTCTACAACGTCGTCGGCCCTGGGGCCGTGCCGCTGAAGGTCGCCGTCCACGAGACCGGCGGCCTCGCGGTGCCGATCCCCGAGCCGCTGGCGCGCGCGATCTTCAAGCAACTCTTCAGCCTCGGCCTCTACCACACGCCCTCGGGCGCGATCGACTTCATCAAGTACCCGGTGACGCTCGACGGCCGCCGCTTCCACACTGCCACGGGCTTCGCCCCCCTCTTCTCGCTCGAGGACATCTTCGCCAGTGTCCGTCGTTGA